The Thermoanaerobaculia bacterium genomic sequence CCCCGACGACCAGACGATTGCCGTGGTCTGGGAAACCGCGTCGGCGAACCTCGGGGCCGTCGAGTACCGGCGGGAGCCGCCGCCCGCTCCGTCCGGAGGCACTTACCGCGTCGAAAGCGAATCGCCCCTCCCCGCCGCGACCGTCCCGGGCTGGCGGAGCGCGGAAGAAGAGGGAGCGGAAGTTTCGCACCGGATCGCGCTCTCCGGCCTCGATGCCGGGGCCCTCTACGAGTACCGCATCCTCGCCGACGGAGCCGCCGCGTCGCCGGTCCATCGCTTTCGCGCGCCGCGCTGCCCGTCGGACGGAAACGTCTCGTTCGGCGTCATCGGCGACACGACCGGCGGCGTCGTGCCGGCGGCGATCGCCGGCGCCCTCTCCGCCGAGGGAGTCGATCTCGTCCTTCACGTGGGAGACGTCGACTATCCGGATGGCCGCCTCGAGGACTACGACGTCAATTTCTTCGGGCCGTTCGCTCCGCTCCTCGCCGCGGACGCGATCCTTCCGATCCTCGGGGACCACGACGTCCGCACCGCCGGCGGGGCCCCCTTCTTCCAGGTCTTCGACCTGCCGGCAAACGGACTCACGCCCGACCCCCGCTTCTACTCGTTCCGGCAGGGGGACGCGGAATTCTTCTGTCTCGACGTCGAGAGCTCGCCGTTCGGCGAGGACTCGGACCAGTACCGGTGGCTCGAGAAGGGCCTGCGGACGAGCACGGCCGCCTGGAAGTTCGTCACCGTCTTCGAGCCGCCGTTCACGTCGAAGAACTCGAACATCGTCGAGCAGCTCGTCCTCTCTCCCCTGTTCGAGAAGTACGGCGTCGACGTCGTCTTTTCCGGGCACGAGCACCTCTACGAGCGCTCGAAGCCGATCCGCGTTTCCGGCCCGCCGAACTCGCCCGTGATCTACGTCGTCGAGGGCGGCGGCGGATCCGTGCTGTCGAATTTCGACCCGGAGAGCTTCTCGGCTTTCCTCGCCGGCGTCTACGGTTACGTGACCGTGCGCATCGCGGGCGGCTCCCTGCTGCTCGAGGCCCACGACGCGGCCGGCGCCGTCTTCGATTCGCTCGAGCTCGTCAAGCCCGTCGCGGCGGGCGCCGGCGGGGACGCCTGCGCGTCGTCCACGCCGCCCCTGGAGAACGTCCGGGAACGCTTCGCCCGGCCTTGAGGAGGATGCCCGCGCTCGCAGCGGTGTCCGCGATCGTCGCCTCGACCCTCGCCTTCGGCGGATCCCCGCCGGAGTTCGTCCTCCGCCTTCCCCTTCCCGCGCCGGGGCAGGCCGCCGCGGCGGCATCGTTCGACGCGGGGCTCGACCCGGTCTACGCCGACGCGAATGGGAGCCGGAACGAGATCGCCCGTTCCCTCGACCTCTACAGGCTCGACGCGTCCGTGACGTACGGCCTCTCGCGTTCCTTCGCTCTCGGGGCCCTCGGCACCTGGGCCGAGAATCGCTATTGCTGCGCCAACGGCCGGGCGCTCTCCGATTCGGGCTTCACCGGAGCGGGTCTCTTTCTCGACTGGAGACCGGGCGCTTCGACCAGTCTCCTTCGCTTGGGCTACCAGTCCCGGAAACAGCCGGGCTCCGACGCTCTTCCCGTTTCGGACGGGCAGGACCGCGTCTTCGTGAGGAGCGACTGGTCGCTCCTTCCGGGGCTCGGCCGGAAAGCCCGGATCGGCCTGCGCGTCGATTTCGACTACGGGAGGCCGTTCGAGATCCAGAAGGCCTGGTTCCGCGCGCTCGGCGAGATCGCGCCGCAGTTCCCGGTCGTGCGTTCCGACAGCTTTCGTCTCGACGCGCTCGCGACCGCCGGATTCCTCGCGGCGTCGGATGCGCGCCAGAACGGGACGATCTTCCACAACCGGCGGTCGACGAGCGCTCGCGCGGGGGCCGCGCTGCACCTCGGTCTGGGCCGGGATCGACGGAGCCAGATACTCGTGGAAGGAGGGCGCGATTTCGCCTCCCGCAACGCGCTCTCCGGCTGGCGCGTCGGGCTGACGTTTCGCCGGCTCTTCGGAGGCCGCTGAGCCCGGCGCGCCGTGCGGCGGCCCGCGGAATGTTTCCCGCCGCCGTCACGGGACCGGCGCGAGGTACGGATATCCCGCGGTCCCCGGGTCTCGCCCGTCGATGCGCAGCGGACGCCGGGCGGAGTCGCGCGGGTCGAGCTCGCTCGAGAGCAGGAACGCGAGCCCGTCGGGCGTCCGGGCGAGGAAGCGTCGAACGTCGGCGGCGTCGCGGATCACACGCGGCGCGGTCTCCGCGTCTCCGCGGAACAGGACGCCGAGCCAGAGGCGCGAGAAATCGATCTCCGACATCCCCGCGACCCGGTCGTAGAAGATCCGCCCGGCGGCCGTCGCGGCCGGGCGCACCGCGAGGACGATCCGTCGGCCGTCGGGCCAGCGGGTCGTCCGGCCGAGGTAGATTCGCCGGAGGTCCGACGAGGAGATCGCCGCCGGGGGCCGCGCGGTGCCGGCGACGAAGACCAGCTCGTCCTTCGGCGGCGGGGCGGCCGCCCGAGCCGCTCCCGCGAGGAGCAGGACCGCGATGATCCGGCGGGGCATCAGAAAGCCACGGCGACCTGGAGGCGCGCGCGCCGCTCCTCCTCAGCGGCTCTCGCCCGCTGCGACTGGTAATCGACCTTCAGGACGAGGTGCGGCGACGCGTCCCAACGGACGCCCGCCGACCAGGCCCTCTGGTCGGCGATGCCCGCGAGATACGGCTCGCCGCCGGCGACGTCGAGGCGATCGACGAGCAGAAACGGGCGGAGGGACTCGAGCGAGCCGGCCAGGCGCCACGAAAGCAGCGCGTACCACCCGGTCGTGACGTGCGTTTCACTCGAGAGGCGGTGC encodes the following:
- a CDS encoding metallophosphoesterase family protein, whose protein sequence is MSRRIGEGIVWIVLAAMAAPSVLGAATLTRGPYLQRPDDQTIAVVWETASANLGAVEYRREPPPAPSGGTYRVESESPLPAATVPGWRSAEEEGAEVSHRIALSGLDAGALYEYRILADGAAASPVHRFRAPRCPSDGNVSFGVIGDTTGGVVPAAIAGALSAEGVDLVLHVGDVDYPDGRLEDYDVNFFGPFAPLLAADAILPILGDHDVRTAGGAPFFQVFDLPANGLTPDPRFYSFRQGDAEFFCLDVESSPFGEDSDQYRWLEKGLRTSTAAWKFVTVFEPPFTSKNSNIVEQLVLSPLFEKYGVDVVFSGHEHLYERSKPIRVSGPPNSPVIYVVEGGGGSVLSNFDPESFSAFLAGVYGYVTVRIAGGSLLLEAHDAAGAVFDSLELVKPVAAGAGGDACASSTPPLENVRERFARP